In Podospora pseudopauciseta strain CBS 411.78 chromosome 3, whole genome shotgun sequence, one genomic interval encodes:
- a CDS encoding hypothetical protein (EggNog:ENOG503Q4FB; COG:Q), producing MPSDNLNFQCALITGGGGGLGKALASYFISKGKKVILAGRTKSNLESAAKEIGATDYYVLDTGKTSAFPVFVSLVTQKHPELDCLVNNAGVQKPLEVSKLDPSEFLYKADEEINVNIRGPMHLTLQLLAHFRLKPAAMIINVSSVLGFVPFSIINPVYNGTKAWLHFWSMNLRTQLRDEPQAKIRVVEIAPPMVGTDLHRDREDPDDNKKEKNPISLTVEEFMQEVAEKMERGDGMITAGPMGREIVGAWYESDKLGKRYKKIEEGGM from the coding sequence ATGCCTTCAGACAACCTCAATTTCCAATGCGCGCTCATCacagggggtggtggtggccttgGTAAAGCGCTGGCCTCCTATTTTATATCCAAGGGCAAGAAAGTCATCCTCGCCGGCAGGACAAAATCCAATCTCGAGTCTGCAGCGAAAGAAATTGGAGCGACCGACTACTACGTGCTCGATACGGGGAAAACATCAGCGTTTCCAGTATTCGTCTCCCTCGTCACGCAGAAGCATCCGGAACTCGACTGTCTTGTGAACAATGCCGGTGTTCAGAAACCCTTGGAGGTCTCCAAACTGGACCCGAGCGAATTCCTGTACAAAGCAGATGAAGAAATCAATGTCAACATCCGCGGTCCCATGCACCTCACCTTGCAGCTGCTTGCGCATTTTCGACTCAAGCCGGCAGCCATGATTATCAACGTCAGCAGTGTGCTGGGTTTTGTGCCgttcagcatcatcaacccgGTGTACAATGGGACGAAGGCATGGCTTCACTTCTGGAGCATGAACCTGAGGACTCAGCTGCGGGACGAGCCGCAGGCCAAGATCAGGGTGGTTGAGATTGCGCCACCAATGGTTGGGACGGATTTGCATCGTGACAGGGAGGACCCGGATGATaacaagaaggaaaagaaccCGATTTCATTGACGGTGGAAGAGTTTATGCAGGAGGTGgcagagaagatggagagagGGGACGGTATGATTACTGCTGGGCCGATGGGCAGGGAGATTGTGGGTGCTTGGTATGAGAGTGACaagttggggaagaggtataagaagattgaggaggggggcatGTGA
- a CDS encoding hypothetical protein (EggNog:ENOG503NXED; COG:K): MSKEQLFQLLPMPDDGLQQVLEYAATLSKQEAAEHFSNMLGDSPQVVEFISTFNARRSDPKASPPPRNAPTSTPTYSSASTAQNSAQNSEADGVPKPRRGPKKKANIHTPPPRQVASFALGPGTVYSKKDSQDEYISARSGASTPSHATSGPSKPPPTKTATPPLTQTSKPPPSALGSLVSDLGQPKSKTKSNPTSRTSTPGPSSSKNNNGNTAKVTITGGVAMHGSSTVLSDLDQAIRSLEITTNPSHSTNSAEGVAARRCNCVGTRHPPLAAAPNCLHCGKVICIKEGPGPCTFCGQPLLSSAEIQGMIKELRADRGREKMAADREAHKKAEVAGTPRPYTKTRDPTIAEAQALAHRDKLLAFQAQNAQRTTVRDEAADFDATVGGSMWATPEERALALKKQQKLLREMEWNAKPEYEKRQQVVSIDLTGRKVFKKMAKIERPPTPVDDVEDDYGYEAPILQGTHVSKGQGGAFSKNPLLSGVIRPVYDLKGEGEKLEGRKDRATKWRRVQDDLENNEEAILDGGIYGGGQGARVGAVGDEPECA, encoded by the coding sequence ATGTCGAAAGAACAGCTTTTCCAACTGCTGCCGATGCCAGACGATGGCCTGCAACAAGTCCTCGAATATGCCGCCACCCTTTCCAAGCAAGAAGCTGCTGAACATTTCTCCAACATGCTCGGCGACTCGCCCCAAGTCGTCGAGTTCATTTCGACATTCAACGCACGACGAAGCGATCCAAAAGCATCACCGCCACCAAGAAACGCACCCACGTCCACGCCCACGTACTCTTCCGCATCGACCGCCCAAAACTCAGCACAAAACTCTGAAGCTGACGGCGTCCCAAAGCCCCGTCGAGGTCCCAAGAAGAAAGCAAATATCCATACCCCGCCCCCTAGACAAGTCGCCTCGTTTGCGCTTGGGCCAGGAACTGTCTACAGCAAGAAGGACTCGCAAGATGAATACATCTCAGCACGATCAGGCGCTTCGACACCCTCACACGCCACCAGTGGTCCcagcaaaccaccacccaccaagaCTGCCACACCTCCTCTGACCCAGACCTCGaagcctcctccctccgcGTTAGGCTCCCTAGTGTCGGACCTCGGGCAACCCAAGTCCAAAACCAAATCCAACCCTACCTCACGAACTTCGACACCCGGACCATCGTCATCGAAGAATAACAATGGGAATACGGCCAAGGTCACCATCACAGGAGGCGTGGCGATGCATGGCTCGTCTACGGTCCTGAGCGACCTCGACCAAGCCATTCGGTCTCTCGAGATCACCACCAATCCCTCACACTCAACAAATAGCGCCGAAGGTGTGGCGGCACGACGGTGTAATTGCGTTGGAACAAGACATCCTCCCCTGGCAGCAGCCCCGAACTGCCTTCATTGCGGCAAAGTCATCTGCATCAAGGAAGGGCCCGGACCATGTACATTTTGCGGGCAACCATTGCTGAGCTCGGCTGAGATACAAGGTATGATCAAGGAGCTTAGGGCAGACAGAGGACGTGAGAAGATGGCAGCAGATCGGGAAGCGCATAAGAAGGCCGAGGTTGCAGGGACCCCACGGCCGTATACCAAAACCAGAGATCCCACCATCGCAGAAGCGCAAGCTCTAGCTCACCGGGACAAGCTGCTAGCATTCCAAGCTCAAAATGCCCAACGGACGACGGTACGGGACGAGGCAGCTGACTTTGATGCCACTGTGGGAGGAAGCATGTGGGCCACCCCAGAAGAAAGGGCGTTGGCGTTGAAGAAGCAACAAAAGCTCCTTCGAGAAATGGAATGGAACGCTAAACCTGAATACGAGAAGCGCCAGCAAGTCGTGAGCATTGATCTCACAGGGCGTAAAGTGTTCAAGAAGATGGCCAAAATTGAGAGACCCCCAACgcctgttgatgatgtcgaagATGACTATGGCTATGAAGCTCCCATCTTGCAAGGCACCCACGTGAGCAAGGGGCAAGGCGGTGCTTTCAGCAAGAACCCACTACTGAGCGGAGTAATCCGGCCGGTCTACGATTTGAagggcgagggcgagaagCTTGAAGGTAGGAAAGACAGGGCCACCAAATGGCGAAGAGTCCAAGATGATTTGGAGAACAACGAGGAAGCCATTCTCGATGGCGGCATTTACGGTGGGGGTCAAGGCGCCAGAGTGGGAGCAGTTGGCGATGAGCCAGAGTGCGCTTAG
- a CDS encoding hypothetical protein (EggNog:ENOG503P4IX; COG:B): MDDLTTSLAQNLTISLSPADLQAAFSNDNNDDDDLGRAPPRMGFNTKPKLCQFILSRRNVTASVPLEIRPSGCSTGSGLFIARGEQDGIEAGREIYRSKPLMLAFDGAGDDGWCHFCGGYFEGYFGGEKGGVRVCSGCGVGRFCSKECQKLAWNRFHKEECKVLKSTPGIKPQSLLAHRLVWFQQKGYITTEQGAMIQGLEAHFDEYTREDGGKTTEVYDVAMAIRDVTGEGREKKIDVGLIWKLVPQLWTNCVRLRGSSSRETVAFALELVTAMINHSCEPNAFAFLEKGEIRVRSLRKIAAGEEITICYIDPTVDVKSRREILMDEHFFECDCARCKDEIETQKRRVAADGETSMATVRQAQISMLDLIKSAAVTACKYPGVYPDFANLTVVESKMNTIMKNAFPNFGWGDDLDPVPMVRLCLSVLYLEQGKPAPALRNGLRGYFARRGGRTGPNAVNILVDIIHVLIAASCLPPDSPVLKDVSFPLRVDISNVMYWYLYKACKEAGEVFGGDCEYTKAIGNLFAKMMAGLPAGASRPPEEDFMEELEGSLRRVVEWAGVWVYEGA, from the exons ATGGACGATCtaaccacctccctcgcccaaaacctcaccatctccctctccccggCAGACCTCCAAGCCGCCTTcagcaacgacaacaacgatgacgatgacctCGGTCGCGCCCCTCCCCGAATGGGGTTCAACACCAAACCTAAACTCTGCCAGTTTATCCTCTCACGCAGGAACGTCACTGCTTCCGTCCCGCTCGAGATTCGACCGTCGGGTTGCTCGACTGGGTCGGGGCTGTTTATTGCCCGGGGTGAACAGGACGGGATTGAGGCTGGAAGGGAGATTTACAGGTCTAAGCCGTTGATGCTGGCTTTTGATGGGgcgggtgatgatggatggtgtCATTTTTGTGGGGGGTATTTCGAGGGGtattttgggggggagaaggggggggtgcGGGTTTGTAGCGGGtgtggggttgggaggttcTGTTCGAAG GAATGCCAAAAGTTGGCTTGGAATAGATTTCACAAGGAGGAGTGCAAGGTTTTGAAAAGCACACCCGGGATTAAGCCGCAGAGCTTGCTGGCTCATCGGCTGGTGTGGTTCCAGCAGAAGGGGTATATCACTACCGAGCAGGGGGCTATGATTCAGGGGTTGGAGGCTCACTTTGATGAGTACACTAGGGAGGATGGGGGCAAGACGACCGAGGTGTATGATGTTGCGATGGCGATTAGGGACGTgactggggaggggagggagaagaagattgatgTTGGGTTGATTTGGAAGTTGGTGCCGCAG CTCTGGACCAACTGTGTCCGCCTGAGGGGTTCTTCTTCCAGGGAAACGGTTGCTTTTGCGCTGGAGCTTGTCACTGCCATGATCAACCATTCTTGCGAGCCGAACGCCTTTGCTTTTTTGGAAAAAGGCGAGATTCGCGTCCGGTCGCTGAGGAAAATTGCGGCTGGAGAGGAGATTACCATTTGCTATATCGATCCTACGGTTGATGTCAAGAGTCGGCGGGAGATTCTGATGGATGAGCACTTTTTTGAGTGTGACT GTGCCCGCTGCAAAGACGAGATCGAGACCCAAAAGCGTAGGGTGGCTGCCGATGGAGAGACAAGCATGGCTACTGTCCGTCAAGCCCAGATTTCCATGCTCGACCTGATCAAGAGCGCCGCCGTCACCGCCTGCAAGTACCCCGGTGTCTATCCCGATTTTGCGAACCTCACCGTTGTCGAAAGCAAAATGAACACCATCATGAAGAACGCCTTTCCCAACTTTGGGTGGGGTGACGATCTCGACCCTGTCCCCATGGTGCGCCTTTGCCTTAGCGTCCTCTACCTCGAGCAGGGCAAGCCAGCCCCGGCTTTGCGCAACGGCCTCAGGGGGTATTTTGCTCGTCGCGGAGGCCGGACTGGTCCCAATGCTGTCAATATTCTGGTTGACATTATTCATGTGCTCATCGCGGCGAGCTGTCTACCTCCTGACTCTCCTGTTCTCAAGGACGTGTCGTTTCCCTTGCGGGTGGACATCAGTAATGTTATGTATTGGTACCTTTATAAGGCTTGCAaggaggctggggaggtgtttgggggTGATTGCGAGTACACCAAGGCGATTGGGAACTTGTTTGCCAAGATGATGGCCGGGTTGCCTGCTGGTGCAAGTAGGCCGCCGGAGGAGGATTTcatggaggagcttgagggctcgctgaggagggttgttgaGTGGGCGGGGGTTTGGGTTTATGAGGGGGCTTAG
- the HST3_1 gene encoding NAD-dependent deacetylase hst3 (EggNog:ENOG503NV2F; COG:B; COG:K), protein MPTTHVEPGSEALLEEIANSLWKSKKVVVITGAGISTNSGIPDFRSENGLYSLIQAQFDAAEKQQDHPSSASDASDSSSEERPTKRRRASHDLSRPIDGTKLPGQWPHNTAQNTIKSEKGHGAASVNPESSDPTDDDPLAQPATPRDTSGPQEDVTLRDVENSEHAPGPPTVESANASFGAEKPVEPPLSRGLTPLPSPRLKVPEGCPEITPGPSFTSSPPSMPVDAPRLRSRTDMLAHTRSSSPLSSPPPISYDPYQESPEGSSCSSSGSSSRSESEEPSSVSTPLLTSQTSYASSGRMSLPHMKGKDLFDAQIWSCPLKTSVFYTFATTLRNKVRAAQPTNSHRFVSVLRDSRKLVRCYTQNIDQLEERVGLSTSLTLGAGSRYRFSARAGRSSAVSRSLLKGPEVSDLSGDGCSQQDSEQPPASQTELESQELKDESGSGEPEGKQEHDGSGSDSSQAVPSSSQPPSSQPAPSGPKRGVECVFLHGSLAELRCFVCAKTATWEDEERQAETLAGRQPTCPHCAGATAAREEKGKRALGVGKLRPDIVLYGEEHPHAHLISPLVQHDLSLGPDMLLILGTSMRVHGLKVLVREFAKAVHDRGGKVVFVNFTKPPESVWADVLDFWVQWDCDAWVEDLQHRKPALWLPPGTLIPDQVKVKGAKGPRRQSGGETGKRKEPADTASKKRKEVDGPNRKKQKREIDEVADSVIVALDPADVREPSPPPALEVPVIPVTSPVPSPPTASPVRPEVVREIPRLRPEAPPRPREMTMTTDRLPPPIPLPGPSPLSMSMTISPPPKPTRSAPPSPPAAPVIPELKPIPRRPANTVVAREPKLNPDAKRPASIRDHKLNGAYLTFKILGDLKRITGEPPVAFYTPSPSPVASRPKPKRARKSAPNALQGVGLESANSTLMMEDDVEANDSRGLAHESSEVKDERVTNPMDGAVGVPDTPVSQAVSSISAMVKSRRRKRTAWRMIRGVETQVSLDENGEVVPPPPLPHTAATFRPLPSPSFRALPEPRPTPVASPVICQPSSNPFASIENGFQDTDRLIDKLREQSRPSTPLRFQFPPLNIPAPTEQSPPKLETLEPKVTSPGPLTANNVMSPIFAKPRNPFFFADPLAGGLAFPPTWHQHQFHHHQATTSMERTTSQQSATSHQRRGSWNPEDQLRQEEREREVAMMLTMMSNSHGMGYAGV, encoded by the exons ATGCCAACAACACACGTTGAGCCGGGGTCGGAAGCCCTGCTCGAGGAGATAGCCAATTCGTTATGGAAATCCAAGAAAGTTGTCGTTATCACGGGCGCCGGCATCAGCACAAACTCGGGCATTCCG GATTTCCGCTCAGAGAACGGTCTGTATTCTTTGATCCAAGCACAGTTCGATGCTGCCGAAAAGCAACAAGATCACCCCTCGAGCGCTAGCGACGCGTCAGACTCTTCATCAGAAGAGCGTCCGACGAAACGACGCAGGGCTTCACACGATCTCTCCCGACCGATCGACGGTACCAAGTTACCAGGCCAATGGCCCCATAACACTGCTCAAAACACAATAAAATCAGAAAAAGGTCATGGAGCTGCTTCCGTCAATCCGGAATCGTCAGATCCCACCGATGATGACCCGTTAGCACAGCCTGCAACACCGCGAGACACATCGGGACCACAGGAGGATGTCACATTAAGAGACGTGGAAAATTCGGAGCATGCGCCAGGGCCGCCCACAGTGGAATCGGCAAACGCTTCGTTTGGCGCTGAGAAACCGGTCGAGCCTCCACTATCTAGAGGCCTGACGCCGTTGCCCAGTCCTAGACTCAAAGTGCCCGAAGGTTGCCCCGAGATCACGCCTGGCCCATCGTTCACGTCATCCCCTCCTAGTATGCCCGTCGATGCGCCGCGTCTTCGTTCTAGAACAGACATGCTGGCACACACAAGAAGCTCCTCGCCACTCTCGTCACCGCCTCCCATTTCTTATGACCCTTATCAGGAGTCACCAGAGGGGTCGTCATGCTCGTCGAGCGGATCATCATCTCGGTCAGAAAGTGAGGAGCCCTCTTCCGTGTCCACACCACTCCTCACATCGCAAACGTCGTACGCCTCCTCTGGTCGAATGTCGCTACCACACATGAAAGGCAAGGATCTTTTTGACGCGCAAATCTGGTCTTGCCCACTCAAGACGTCTGTCTTCTACACATTCGCGACCACGTTGAGAAACAAGGTCCGCGCCGCTCAGCCTACGAACAGTCATCGGTTTGTCAGTGTCTTGCGGGATAGCAGAAAACTGGTTCGGTGTTACACCCAAAATATTGATCAGCTTGAAGAGCGCGTCGGTCTTTCAACATCGCTCACGTTGGGCGCTGGAAGCCGCTATCGTTTTTCCGCCAGAGCAGGGCGCAGCTCTGCTGTGAGCCGGAGCTTGCTGAAGGGCCCCGAGGTCTCGGATCTCTCAGGGGATGGATGCTCGCAGCAGGACTCGGAGCAGCCTCCCGCATCACAGACCGAACTTGAATCACAGGAATTGAAAGATGAATCTGGCAGTGGAGAGCCTGAGGGCAAGCAGGAACATGATGGGTCTGGGTCAGACTCCTCGCAAGCGGTTCCTAGCTCATCACAGCCCCCATCTTCACAACCTGCGCCATCGGGACCAAAACGTGGTGTCGAGTGTGTTTTCTTACACGGTTCCTTGGCAGAACTGCGATGCTTTGTGTGTGCGAAAACGGCAACCTGGGAAGACGAAGAACGGCAAGCTGAGACTCTGGCTGGTCGCCAACCCACCTGCCCACATTGCGCAGGAGCAACAGCAGCTcgggaagaaaaaggaaaacgTGCCCTTGGCGTTGGCAAACTCCGACCTGACATTGTGCTCTACGGTGAAGAGCATCCCCATGCTCACCTCATTAGCCCTTTGGTGCAACATGATTTATCGTTGGGTCCAGACATGCTGCTCATCCTTGGCACCAGCATGCGCGTCCATGGGCTAAAGGTTCTCGTCCGGGAATTTGCCAAGGCCGTACACGATCGGGGAGGAAAGGTTGTGTTTGTGAACTTTACAAAGCCACCGGAGAGTGTGTGGGCTGATGTCCTCGATTTTTGGGTGCAATGGGACTGCGATGCTTGGGTCGAGGATCTCCAACATCGAAAACCCGCCCTGTGGCTTCCTCCCGGTACTCTCATCCCAGATCAAGTCAAAGTCAAAGGGGCAAAGGGTCCACGGAGGCAGAGCGGCGGTGAAACAGGCAAGCGAAAGGAGCCAGCCGACACGGCGTCTAAGAAGCGCAAAGAGGTGGATGGACCAAATcgcaagaagcagaagcgCGAGATCGATGAGGTGGCGGACTCGGTCATTGTAGCACTTGATCCGGCAGATGTGCGAgagccctctcctccgccagcttTGGAGGTGCCAGTCATACCCGTCACATCACCAGTACCATCGCCGCCGACAGCATCTCCTGTTCGACCTGAGGTGGTTCGCGAAATCCCACGTCTTCGGCcagaagctcctcctcggccgagaGAAATGACCATGACGACCGATAGGCTTCCTCCGCCAATACCTCTGCCAGGCCCGTCGCCGTTATCCATGTCAATGACCATATCGCCGCCTCCTAAGCCAACACGATCAgctccaccatcacctcccgcAGCCCCAGTTATCCCCGAACTCAAACCTATTCCACGACGGCCAGCAAACACAGTCGTCGCACGCGAGCCCAAACTGAACCCCGATGCAAAACGACCTGCTTCGATACGAGACCACAAGCTGAATGGGGCCTATCTTACCTTCAAGATACTGGGTGATCTGAAAAGGATTACCGGCGAACCACCAGTTGCGTTCTACACACCTTCCCCTAGTCCGGTTGCTTCGAGGCCAAAGCCAAAACGGGCTCGCAAGTCAGCGCCTAATGCTCTTCAGGGCGTTGGCCTAGAATCTGCAAACTCCactttgatgatggaggatgaCGTCGAAGCTAATGACTCGAGGGGTCTAGCTCACGAAAGTTCAGAGGTTAAGGATGAACGGGTCACCAACCCCATGGATGGAGCGGTTGGCGTCCCCGACACCCCTGTCAGCCAAGCAGTGTCCTCGATATCCGCCATGGTCAAGAGCCGGAGGCGGAAGCGAACAGCATGGCGGATGATACGGGGTGTGGAGACGCAGGTCTCACTGGATGAGAATGGCGAGGTGGTGCCGCCTCCCCCGCTTCCTCACACCGCCGCTACATTCAGACCTTTACCTAGCCCTTCGTTCCGGGCTCTCCCCGAACCTAGGCCAACACCAGTGGCTTCTCCCGTGATATGTCAACCAAGCTCTAACCCTTTTGCAAGCATTGAAAATGGGTTCCAGGACACGGATAGACTTATCGACAAGCTGCGAGAACAGTCACGGCCGAGCACGCCTTTGCGCTTCCAGTTTCCGCCACTGAACATCCCTGCCCCCACCGAGCAATCCCCACCAAAGCTCGAGACTTTGGAGCCCAAGGTGACCTCCCCCGGCCCGCTCACAGCCAACAATGTGATGTCGCCCATCTTTGCCAAGCCAAGGAACCCATTCTTCTTTGCAGACCCTCTGGCTGGCGGCCTGGCCTTTCCACCAACATGGCATCAGCATCAgttccatcaccatcaagcaACGACTTCGATGGAACGGACCACCTCGCAGCAGAGCGCCACATCCCACCAAAGGAGAGGGTCGTGGAATCCAGAGGATCAATTGCGGCAagaggagcgggagcgggaagTCGCGATGATGCTAACAATGATGAGCAATTCACATGGCATGGGGTACGCGGGAGTATAA
- a CDS encoding hypothetical protein (EggNog:ENOG503PQM7) — protein MIRTVLARRAIVRNTRQFHSTPFRREAIKKDGPDGTTSTATGSNRSLVLLGAAIIGVAGTYSMMMGSPRTVVPDDTSKQPVSGTSPTSARANQASGKLDPNNPK, from the exons aTGATCAGAACAGTCCTTGCCCGACGTGCCATCGTGCGCAACACCCGCCAATTCCACAGCACACCCTTCAGACGCGAAGCTATCAAGAAGGACGGTCCAGATGGAACCACCTCGACAGCTACCGGTTCCAACAGATC ACTCGTCCTGCTGGGCGCCGCCATCATCGGAGTCGCGGGTACATAcagcatgatgatgggcagcCCGAGAACTGTGGTTCCCGACGACACGTCCAAGCAGCCCGTCAGCGGAACATCACCCACCAGCGCGAGAGCCAACCAGGCGAGCGGGAAGCTTGACCCTAACAACCCCAAATAA